The following DNA comes from Bradyrhizobium sp. SK17.
GATGTACTGGACAATGCTGCAATCCCAGCGCGCGATGTCCTGCCAGAACCGGCTGGCCGAGAACTTGTCCGCGATCACCACCGAGGCCCCCGCCGCCAGCATGCTGCAAGGCGCCACCACGCCACCGACGCTGTGACAGAGCGGCAGGCAGTCATACAGCCGGTCGGCGGCGGTCGCCTCCATCAGGCCCTCGAACCAGCGCGCCCATGTCAGCACACGCCGATGGCTGACATTGGCGGCCTTGGGCAGGCCCGTGGTGCCCGAGGTGAAGATCATCAGCGCGCGATCATCGAGCGTCACCACACGGCGTTCCGCCGGCGATAGCGGGCCGTCGTCATATCCGGCGACCGCGGTAGCGAGCCCGCCCGCCTCGCCGCCTTGCAGCAGAAGCTTCGGCAGGCGCGCAAGGTGCGGCACCGCGCGCTCGAATGCATCGCGCAGTTCGGCCGCGACGATCAGGTGCCCGGCACCTGACACATCGATGCAATGCGCGAGCGAGGCGCCGACCAGGTTGCTGTTGATCAGCGCGACCACCACGCCGGCGCGGCTGAGCCCGAGCCAGGCCGCGAGATAGTCCGGCCGGTTCGGCATCAGCAGGCCGACGCAATCGCCGGCCGCGATCCGTTCGGCCATCGCCCAGCGCGCATAGCGGCGGATCCGCCCGGCAAGCTCGCGATAATCGAGGCTCTCGCGGTCCGACAGCAGCGCCGGCTGCGCGGGACTGCGTGCGGCCCAGTCGTCGATCAGATCGGCAAGCAACCGATCGGGCGTCGCGTCGATCCGCGAGGTCAGCTCGATCGCCTTGAGCCAGAGCTTCGCGGCCGGCGTTGCCTTGCCGTCATTGTCGCCAGCTCGATTCGAAATGGTCATCATCAGATCAGGACCGCGTCATCCCATCGGCTATAGCCGCCCGCGTGCCCGCGAACGTTAACGGCGATGGTTAAGCCTGCGGACCACGCCCGCATCCCTCATCCTTGATTAACGGCCGGCGGCCGGATTGCGCCCCGCTTTCTTCGATCCAGGCCAAGCCGTCTTTACCACACCGTCGGGAACATGATGCGCCGCGGGCCAAGCGGCCGTATGTCCGAAGGGCGCAAAGGGAGAAACCCAGCATGATCGCCCGCAGAGCGTTCCTCTCGCTGTTCGGTACCGCCTGTCTCGCCACGACGGCCGGTCGCCATCCAGCCTTCGCCGAGGCCGCCTACCCGGCGCGGCCGGTGCGCTGGATCGTGCCCTATGCTGCCGGCGGCGCCACCGACGTGCTGTCGCGCCTGATCTGCCAGCGCCTGACCGAACGGCTCGGGCATCCCTTCGTGGTCGAGAACAAACCCGGCGCCGGCAGCAATATCGGCACCGAGGCCGTGATCACCTCGCCAGCGGACGGCTACACGTTGCTGCTGACCAGCACGGCGAATGCCATCAACGCCTCGTTCGATCCGACCATCCATTACGATTTCGGCAAGAGCATCGCGCCAGTGGCGGGGATCGCGCGGATCCCACTGGTGCTCGTGGTCAACAACGCCTTGCCGGTGCGCAATGTCGCCGAGTTCATCGCCTATGCGAAAGCCAACCCGGGCAAGCTCAGCACCGGATCGTCGGGCGTCGGGACCTCGCTGCACCTGTCCGGCGAGTTGTTCAAGGCGATGGCCGGCATCGATCTGGTCCACGTTCCCTACCGCGGCTCGGCGCCCGGACTGACCGACCTGATGTCCGGGCAGATCCAGGCCATGTTCGACAACGTCACCTCGTCGCTGGAGCTGATCCGCGCCGGCAAGATCCGCGCGCTCGGCGTGACGACGAAGGAGCGCTCGGCGACGCTGCCGGACGTGCCGCCGATATCGGACGTGTTGACCGGCTACGAGACCAGCTCGTTCTACGGCGTCGGCGCCCCCAGCGGCACGCCGACCGAGATCATCGATCTGCTCAACCGCGAGATCAATGCCGCACTCACCGATCCGGCGATCAAACAGCAGATCGGCCAGCTCGGCGCGCTGCCGATCATCGGCAACGCGGACGCCTTCGGCAACATGCTCACCGCCGAGACGGCGCGCTGGCGCAAGGTCGTCGCCCTGGCCGGACCGCGGACCCAGTGAACAGACGACAATCTCAGCCAAGTCCCGCCAGCTTGAGGCTCAGCGCCCGCAGCCGCTTGCGCGCCTCGGCATCATAGGCTTGCGCATGCGCGCGGGCCTCGCGCAGGCCGTCGAAGAACAGCCCGCTCCTTTCGGCGACGTCATCCCCCTGCACCAGCCGCAGGATCGCCTCGCCGCCCTGCTCCACGGTCGAGATCGGGGTGGCACCACTGGCGCGCACCATCGTGGTGTTCATGTAGGTCGCCGGATGCAGAGAATTGACGGTCACGCCGGAGCCCTGCAACTGCTCGGCGAGATCGATAGTGAACATGATCTGCGACAGCTTGCTCTGGGCATATGCGCGGCCGCCGCTGTAGTTCCTGGTGATCATCACGTCGGCGAAATCGATCGGGTGCTGGCCGAGCGAGGCGACATTGACGATGCGCGCGGGCGAGCTCGCCTTGAGCCGCGGCAGCAACAGATGCGCCAGCAAGAAGCCGGCGAGATAGTTGACGGCGAAGCGCAGCTCGTGACCGTCCTTGCTGGTCTGCCGCGCCGGCCCCTCGTTTTGCGAGCCGATGCCGGCGTTGCTGACCAGGACATCGAGACGATCCTGGTCGTCGAGCACCAGCTGGGCGAACTCGCGGACATCGGCAAGCGACGACAGGTCGGCCTGATAGAACATCGGCTCGCGGCCGCTGACGCGCTTGATCTCGTCGGCAAGCGTCTGTGCCCTCTGGGTGTCGCGGCCGTGGATCAAGACCCGGGCGCCGGCGGCCGCCAGCTTCATCGCCACATAGCGGCCGACGCCGTCGGTGGAACCGGTGATCAGCACGGTCTTGCCTGCCATATTCATCGAAAATCGCCTTTCGATCGTTCCGCCCAGCGCTGCCAGCAAAGATAAATCCCCGCTGCGGACTTTGCCATGGCGCCATCAACGCCAAAACGGCACCAAAATGACCCGGCCGGGCGCTCCTCGGTGCTCACCGGCGTACAGCCTGCGGCGCGGCCTGCGGTCGCGCGGCGCCGCGTCGCGCGTCAACATGCATGCGTTCTGGTATTGTTGACCGGAACGACGACAAGTCAGGATCGGAATGTCCTCGACCATTCCAGACCGGATCGCGCGGAAAACTCCCTCGCTGGAGCCTTTCGGCATGCTCCTGTTGTTCGCAGTGCTGTCAGCGCTGCCGATCGTCCTGACGCTTCGTTGGGTTGAGCCCGCACTCGTGCTGCCCGCGCTCAGCCTGCTGTTGTTCACCGAGGCAGCCATTGCCGCGATCGCGGCACGCGTGATCCGCGTGATCCGCGTGCGCACGAGCGTGGCACGTCTTACGTTGTGGGATTTTGCCGGGGCGTTCACCTTCATGGGATGCGCGGCGTCAATCCTCGGCGAGCCGGATCAGGCGGCGCTGTTCTTCGAGGAACAGGCCGCGCTACGACCCGTCTCGCGACCATAAATCCCAGGCCGGGCCCCTCTGGCAGCCACAAGCTGCGATGTCGGACTGGAACTCAGTTGGAGTGGCCCTGCTTCGACCCGCGACGTGAAACCGTCGCGGCGGATTTGCCGTCGGCATGACGGCAACAACCGGCTTCGTCGGAACGAGTCCACTCCCCGACCTCAAGGGGAACATGATTCATGTCCGAACTGCTTTCATTCGACGCCCTCAGCGCATTGCTGCAAGTCGTCGTCATCGACCTCGTGCTGGCCGGCGACAACGCCGTCGTGATCGGCCTTGCCGCGGCAGGCCTGCCCGAGAAGCAACGCGGCAAGGCGATCCTGATCGGCATCGGCGCCGCGACGCTGCTGCGCATCCTGTTCGCGCTGCTCACCACGCAATTGATGCAGATCGTCGGGCTGTTGCTCGCCGGCGGCATCCTCTTGCTGTGGGTATGCTGGAAGATGTGGCGCGAGTTGCGTGCCACGTCGCACGATCCCGCCACCGATATGGGCGCCGACGGTGCGGAAGGCCAGCGCAAGACGCTGTGGCAGGCCACCACCCAGATCATCGTCGCCGACGTCTCGATGTCGCTCGACAACGTGCTGGCGGTCGCGGGCGCGGCGCGCGAGCAGCCGATCGTGCTGATATTCGGCCTCGCGCTCTCGATCGCGATGATGGGCGCGGCGGCCACCTTCATCGCACGGCTGCTGCAAAACCACCGCTGGATCGCCTATGTCGGCCTCGCCGTGATCCTCTATGTCGCAATCGACATGACGATCCGCGGTGCATCCGAGATCGCCAAGGTCGCGCCGGTCTGACAATCGACAGCAAAACGGCGGGCCTTCCAGCCCGCTGTCCGCCCAATCGAATACGCGCTTGCGTCAGTGGATTTCCGACGAACGCTTCAGCGCGTCCTTCAGCTTCTCGAGGGTGAAATCCTTGGAGCGCGCGATCTCCAGGATCGGGGTCTCGCGGCGGCCGCAGAGCTCGGCGGCCTCGGGCAGCTTCGCCGCGATGTCGTAGGGGATCACGATCGCGCCGTGACTGTCGGCGTGGATCAGATCGTCGGAGCGCACCGTCATGCCGGCGACACGCACTTCGCCGCCGAAGCTCTCGGCGTGCACCCAGGCGTGCGACGGGCCGATCGAGCCGGCCAGCGCCTGGAAGCCCGGCGCCCATTGCGGGATATCGCGGATCGACCCGTCGGTGATGACGCCGAGGCAGCCGAGCGCCTTGTGGACGGCGCTCTGCACCTCGCCCCAGAACGCGCCGTAGCCGACGTCGGGCCCGTCGATGTCCTGGATGACCGAGATGCGCGGACCAAAGCCGGTGCCGACATACTCATAATAATCGATGCGGCGCTTCGACTGTTCCTCGGCCGACAGGCCGGACTTCAGCACCGACCGGATCGCGACCGTACGCGCATAGCCGACGATCGGCGGCAAGGTCGGGAACGGGCAGACCAGCGGCTTCACCGTGTAGCCAATCAGGCGGCGCTCCGGCGCGACGATCTCCATCGCGTTGCAGATCGTCGGCGTGTCATAGCGCGCCAACGCTTCAAGAACGGAGGCAGGAAGCGGGGCGGAAGCGGATGTCGTCACGGCGTTTCTCTCCTGATTTGGGCGTTCGCTGAGCCGTTTCAGCCTATAGCCGAGATCGGAAGCGAACCCAACCAAGGCCCGCTCATGGCTGATATTTGGGAAGTGCGAACAAGCTCTCACCGTCATCCTGACGAGCGCGCAGCGCGTCTCGAAGGATGCACGGCCACCGGCGGGGCCGTCGACCCTTCGAGACGCGCGTTCCGCGCTCCTCAGGGTGACGGATTACACAGGAGCCTCAGTGCAGATGCGTCGGACGGTCGTCGTGGTCCGTATCCGTGACCGGCGCCGCGTAGGGCGTGGCGGCCGCCGCCGGTACCCCGGCGCCTTGGCTCTGCGCGGCGAGCTTGCGCTCCTGGTCGCGATAGGACTTCCAGCCCCACGGCAGGCTGATCAGGTAGGCCACCGAACCGGCCGACAGGATGTGCCAGGGGTAGCCGATCAGCAGCGCGACAAAGAACACCACGGCGACGAACACCGGCAACACCATCTCCGGCGGCACGCGCATCTTCACGGTCTTGCCGGAGAACACCGGCAGCCGCGACACCATCAGGAAGGCGATCAGGAGCGTGTAGAACGCCGTCAGCGTCGCCGGCGGCATCGGCACGCCGAGGAAGGCGAGGTAGATCGGCAGCAGCACGGTGATCGCGCCGGCCGGTGCCGGCACGCCGGTGAAATAATTGGCGGCGAACGCCGGCTTGTTGGGATCGTCGATCGAGGCGTTGAAGCGCGCCAGCCGCAGGCCGCCGGAGATCGCAAACACCATCGCCGCGATCCAGCCGCCATTGTTGAGCTCATGCAGCTGCCAGAAATACAGGATCAGGCCCGGCGCGACGCCGAAATTGACGAAGTCAGCGAGGCTGTCGAGCTCGGCGCCGAATTTCGACTGGCCTTTGATCATGCGGGCGACCCGCCCGTCGATGCCGTCCAGGATCGCCGCGAACACGATGGCGGCGACCGCAAGCTCCATCCGCCCTTCCGTCGACAGGCGGATCGCGGTGAGGCCGGCGCAGATCGCCAGCAGCGTGATCATGTTCGGCACCAGCATCCGCACCGGGATCGGGCGGAACCGGCGGCGGCGCAGCTCGCTGGAATTGTTATCGAATGGCGTCATGGCTCGATCAATATAGCAAGCAGGGTCCGGCTCCGCCATCGGCGCGGGAACCGGCTGATCGGCCTGCCCGAACAGAGTTAATCGGCGCGATAGGTGCGGCCGGGATCGGCGTTGCGGAAATCCGCCAGGATGGTCTCGCCGGCGACCGCGGTCTGGCCTTCGGAAACCAGCGCCTTGGTGCCATCGGGGAGGTAGACGTCGAGCCGCGAGCCGAACCGGATCAGGCCGAAGCGCTCGCCGGCGCCGAT
Coding sequences within:
- a CDS encoding TerC family protein, which produces MSELLSFDALSALLQVVVIDLVLAGDNAVVIGLAAAGLPEKQRGKAILIGIGAATLLRILFALLTTQLMQIVGLLLAGGILLLWVCWKMWRELRATSHDPATDMGADGAEGQRKTLWQATTQIIVADVSMSLDNVLAVAGAAREQPIVLIFGLALSIAMMGAAATFIARLLQNHRWIAYVGLAVILYVAIDMTIRGASEIAKVAPV
- a CDS encoding tripartite tricarboxylate transporter substrate binding protein, whose product is MIARRAFLSLFGTACLATTAGRHPAFAEAAYPARPVRWIVPYAAGGATDVLSRLICQRLTERLGHPFVVENKPGAGSNIGTEAVITSPADGYTLLLTSTANAINASFDPTIHYDFGKSIAPVAGIARIPLVLVVNNALPVRNVAEFIAYAKANPGKLSTGSSGVGTSLHLSGELFKAMAGIDLVHVPYRGSAPGLTDLMSGQIQAMFDNVTSSLELIRAGKIRALGVTTKERSATLPDVPPISDVLTGYETSSFYGVGAPSGTPTEIIDLLNREINAALTDPAIKQQIGQLGALPIIGNADAFGNMLTAETARWRKVVALAGPRTQ
- a CDS encoding SDR family NAD(P)-dependent oxidoreductase codes for the protein MNMAGKTVLITGSTDGVGRYVAMKLAAAGARVLIHGRDTQRAQTLADEIKRVSGREPMFYQADLSSLADVREFAQLVLDDQDRLDVLVSNAGIGSQNEGPARQTSKDGHELRFAVNYLAGFLLAHLLLPRLKASSPARIVNVASLGQHPIDFADVMITRNYSGGRAYAQSKLSQIMFTIDLAEQLQGSGVTVNSLHPATYMNTTMVRASGATPISTVEQGGEAILRLVQGDDVAERSGLFFDGLREARAHAQAYDAEARKRLRALSLKLAGLG
- the pssA gene encoding CDP-diacylglycerol--serine O-phosphatidyltransferase yields the protein MTPFDNNSSELRRRRFRPIPVRMLVPNMITLLAICAGLTAIRLSTEGRMELAVAAIVFAAILDGIDGRVARMIKGQSKFGAELDSLADFVNFGVAPGLILYFWQLHELNNGGWIAAMVFAISGGLRLARFNASIDDPNKPAFAANYFTGVPAPAGAITVLLPIYLAFLGVPMPPATLTAFYTLLIAFLMVSRLPVFSGKTVKMRVPPEMVLPVFVAVVFFVALLIGYPWHILSAGSVAYLISLPWGWKSYRDQERKLAAQSQGAGVPAAAATPYAAPVTDTDHDDRPTHLH
- a CDS encoding RraA family protein: MTTSASAPLPASVLEALARYDTPTICNAMEIVAPERRLIGYTVKPLVCPFPTLPPIVGYARTVAIRSVLKSGLSAEEQSKRRIDYYEYVGTGFGPRISVIQDIDGPDVGYGAFWGEVQSAVHKALGCLGVITDGSIRDIPQWAPGFQALAGSIGPSHAWVHAESFGGEVRVAGMTVRSDDLIHADSHGAIVIPYDIAAKLPEAAELCGRRETPILEIARSKDFTLEKLKDALKRSSEIH